From Elephas maximus indicus isolate mEleMax1 chromosome 25, mEleMax1 primary haplotype, whole genome shotgun sequence, the proteins below share one genomic window:
- the VSX1 gene encoding visual system homeobox 1 isoform X2, protein MKTKLPEDRVQVWFQNRRAKWRKREKCWGGSSVMAEYGLYGAMVRHSLPLPESIINSTTGGLAGSCMPWLLGMHKKSIEMTSKPGSEEKLTGLWGSDPPQGDSSPSQVGPQSSLGKVSPECNLEDEVMDLSSSTRQETKKEPGVARAGGSSDSTGLEGLRPGEAGAL, encoded by the exons ATGAAAACCAAGCTCCCTGAAGACCGAGTACAG GTCTGGTTTCAAAACCGAAGGGCCAAATGGAGGAAGCGGGAGAAGTGCTGGGGTGGCAGCAGCGTGATGGCCGAGTACGGCCTCTATGGGGCCATGGTGCGGCACTCCCTCCCACTGCCCGAGTCCATCATCAACTCTACCACGGGTGGCCTGGCAGGCTCCTGCATGCCCTGGCTGCTGG GGATGCATAAAAAATCCATTGAGATGACAAGTAAACCAGGAAGTGAAGAAAAGTTGACAGGACTCTGGGGCTCTGACCCTCCCCAAGGAGACTCCAGCCCAAGTCAGGTAGGGCCCCAGAGCAGCTTGGGCAAAGTGAGCCCAGAGTGTAACCTCGAGGATGAGGTAATGGACCTCTCCAGCTCTACCCGGCAAGAGACCAAGAAAGAGCCTGGAGTGGCCAGAGCAGGAGGGAGCTCGGACTCCACGGGCCTCGAGGGGCTCAGGCCTGGGGAGGCGGGAGCCTTGTGA